Genomic window (Gemmatimonadota bacterium):
GGCCGCCTCGGCCGCTGCGACCGTCATCACGAAGAAGACCATGATCTGGCCGCCATAGCCGTGGACACGCGACAGTGCCACGAAGCTGACGTTCACGGCGTTGAGCATCAGCTCGACGCACATGAAGAGCACGATGGCGTTCCGGCGGATCAGCACGCCGGCCACACCGATCACGAACAGGATCGCCGAGAGGATCAGGGAAGGTCCGAGCAGCATCAGAGTTTCTTCTTTGCGAGGACGACGGCCCCGATCGCGGCCGCCAGCAGGAGCACCGAGGTGATCTCGAACGGGATCAGGTAGCTGGTGAAGAGTGGCTCCGCGATGCCCCCGACGACGCCGTGCGCCGCCGTGGCGGCCTGCGCCGCTGCACCCTCCGGAAAGACCAGCGCCGGGTCGACGGTGCCGGGGAGGGTTGA
Coding sequences:
- the nuoK gene encoding NADH-quinone oxidoreductase subunit NuoK gives rise to the protein MLLGPSLILSAILFVIGVAGVLIRRNAIVLFMCVELMLNAVNVSFVALSRVHGYGGQIMVFFVMTVAAAEAAVGLAIILAVYRHTQSVDLTQLNLLKG